The genomic interval GCTTGACTCCCAAAAGCACAAAGAGAGGACCCTGGGCTGGCACACTTGGCCACCCAAGCGTCGAGTACCTTCTGATCGGGCAGGAGCGGGTTGGGCTGCAGAGACGGAAGGTGGCTGGCCAGTAGTCCAGACGATGGCCTGTCGTGCTCACAAAAGATGGTGCCGTTGACATAATGGAAGCGATCTCCTGGGACCAGCCTGTTCCTGCAGGTGGCGCAAGTGAAACACTGCAGAGGGAACATGCCATCGGTTAGGCGGACCCTCACAGCTCGTCACACattgcccccccaccccaccccatacTGACCTTAAGGTGGTAGACATTTCCCTGGGCTCTCATCACCATCTCACTGGCTGGAATGGACTGACCACACGCACTGCAAGCTCCGCTGTGTCCAAAAAGTCTAACGAGGATGAGGAGGAAGACAAGGTTAGGAAGTGAAAGAGCCGACGCCATACCCACGAGCCATCAGCGCCCACCCTGGTCCCCCTCatttcacacacacactcggGGGTCTGCCTCTGATGCCATCGTGCAGGTTAAACGTTGAAGAATGGCCTCACCCACCAAAAAGAGCCCTGCTTCGGTTTCGGCCCCCTTTAGACCTCCCTGGGTCGCACCTTCCCGTCTCTCGCTCTTGTTGGGACGCCCAGCGGGTTGAGCTGAACGACAACAGCAAGTCTTGTTATGGGGGACACTGTGCGATTGTCCAGTGGTTATCAACGAGAGCCCAGAGTTCTGCAGACGTCAAGGGGCTCCAGCGAGTAGAGAGACCACTCGGCACCTCCTGATCTGAGAAGACCCAGAATTCCAACAAATCccaaaaagtacagaaaagtcaTTTGGGACAAACTGTGAAGAACACGTCAACTGCCAGACGAGCTCCTCAGTCCGGGATCCCACCACACACACCAGATGTCACCGGAAGGCCGAAGGACTCCGTAGACATACAAGACCCTGCTACTCCATGGCATGCAGATGGTGCCCGATGCCCAGCTATCGCCACCTGAGTCACTGGCCCACCACTCCATGACGTCCCTCGTCCGGCTGTGGACTGCTACGCTCCTCTCCACGGCTTCTTTACTCCTCCCTTCATTAACTCTCACAGTGCCCATCATTGCCTTACCTGTGACACATGGGCACTGCTCTCCACTTTGGATGCCCACTCTTCACCCCTGGCATTgatttacttgtgttctgttgtaCATGGCACACGGCGATGATACAAGCTGCTGATGGCTCTTGTTTGACGTTCAAATATCTGAGCACAGCAGACCACAACAGACATCCCAGTCCACCATTTAACCAACCGTAAACGCCAATCCCTGTGCCAGTGAGCGATTAATCCAATGGAGAGGCCACCAGACGCAGATGGGTGTTCAGAAAGGAGCCAACAGGAAGaattcatttttgatattttgggcTTCTTCAGACTGCCCACCCCAGCTGACGTGCCCACCACACT from Erpetoichthys calabaricus chromosome 9, fErpCal1.3, whole genome shotgun sequence carries:
- the LOC114657081 gene encoding LIM domain transcription factor LMO4-A-like; translation: MVNSRSAESSTVSVAGGGSPTRSCAGCGGKIADRFLLYSMERYWHTRCLKCSCCQAQLGEIGTSCFSKGGMILCRNDYIRLFGHSGACSACGQSIPASEMVMRAQGNVYHLKCFTCATCRNRLVPGDRFHYVNGTIFCEHDRPSSGLLASHLPSLQPNPLLPDQKVC